The Falco rusticolus isolate bFalRus1 chromosome 5, bFalRus1.pri, whole genome shotgun sequence genome has a segment encoding these proteins:
- the RHNO1 gene encoding RAD9, HUS1, RAD1-interacting nuclear orphan protein 1, producing MPPTKKCTHKARRAELPFLERPREGAVHRCETPLRAAENPRRVPTRPVDQNTSAAWVCPQFETTKSVVLKACQKQHRGPRKLQNQDASHSLLHAGGACRRPIACKFPPLTFENQEGYAVHPPDRPNYSKKNKECSHSQSKKETAANANIQVNSLENCEETPLPSAPWPVEPEVFSPPDTETTQVLSIMNGWCGSTLPQTSSHAWHPEKELAFGTDACVRGESPEVLVTDTPEHEYGIKVTWRQRPHLMKYLQERGKLSAADILVKANLELSRTQANV from the exons ATGCCTCCGACGAAGAAATGCACCCACAAGGccaggagggcagagctgccattCCTGGAGAGGCCGCGCGAGGGCGCCGTCCATCGCTGTGAAACTCCGCTACGTGCGGCCGAGAATCCAAGACGCGTTCCGACCAGACCTGTAGACCAGAACACCTCTGCTGCCTGG GTGTGCCCACAATTCGAAACAACCAAGTCAGTGGTGTTGAAAGCATGCCAGAAGCAGCATCGTGGTCCTCGGAAACTCCAGAATCAGGATGCCAGCCACAGTTTGCTTCATGCAGGAGGAGCTTGTCGAAGACCTATAGCCTGCAAATTTCCTCCTTTAACTTTTGAAAATCAAGAAGGATATGCAGTCCACCCCCCGGATCGTCCAAATTACTCAAAGAAGAACAAAGAGTGCTCTCACAGCCAGTCCAAGAAAGAGACAGCAGCAAATGCCAACATTCAGGTAAACAGTCTGGAGAACTGTGAAGAAACACCTTTGCCATCGGCTCCCTGGCCTGTGGAGCCAGAAGTCTTCAGTCCACCTGATACAGAGACTACACAGGTGCTGTCCATAATGAATGGGTGGTGTGGCAGCACTCTGCCACAGACAAGTAGCCATGCCTGGCATCCAGAAAAAGAGCTGGCATTTGGCACCGATGCCTGTGTGCGAGGGGAGTCACCAGAGGTCCTGGTTACAGACACTCCCGAGCACGAGTACGGAATAAAGGTTACGTGGAGACAGCGGCCTCACCTAATGAAATACctgcaggagagagggaagCTGAGTGCTGCTGACATACTGGTGAAGGCAAACCTCGAGCTCTCAAGGACACAGGCCAACGTCTGA